The window TAAAAAGCCCGAAGATTAAAAAgctttgacattttttatttatttattccctcctcccccccattTTCAAACTTCAGAGTTTccttgcagctctgcacagtGATTTTCGCACGGATCAGCCCTTACAAGTTTCAGCCCCCCCCAAAAAGTTGTGCTTAAGTGTTGACTGAAAAGCCCAAATCTAGGCGCAGACTGCGTTAAAAATAGCGTGGCATTCTTTTGCCAAGAAGAAAATAGACCTTCATAAAATCTGGTTCGTGTTTGATTTTGTAAGCAAAGACATAAGTGGTGACTCACACATGAACAGATCCCCCCTGAAGGAGCAGCTGACAGTTGCTGCAGTTAATAGGGATTCACtgataaaagcaggaaaatgtattttatgtgtTTGTCCTTAAAGAccagatggcaaaaaaaaaatatcaaaggcCTTTGTTCAGAGGAATGGCACATGGGCTGGAAGCAGAGCTACGGAGAACACACTGTGCCCTCCTGTGGTGGCATTTACAACATTATTAAACATCCTTAGCTCTTTTCTCCTGAGGTTTTTCAGTCTGCAGTCTGCAGGAAGCCACAATGAGACGCAGGAGTCATGCACAGAAATGGTGCTTGCATGCTTATGCAGTTTgggtgaaaaatgttttaaataaatgaagagcGTGATTTACTTAAGACCAAAATTATTTGAGATACCATGTTTGTTTGCAGTTGGTTCGATTCTTGACCTGTGTTGGCTGCTGCCCTGACAATAACATTGGGAATCACTTCCTCTCTGGATGGCTGCAGTGACTCTGCATTATTCCCTGCTCTTAATGgatctctgctgtgctgcagagtgTGGGTTTCTTGCAGATTTAGTGATGTGTTACTGATTTTTGTCAGATAAACTTGTTGAGGGGAACTGAGGAGGAAGCCTTTGACTGGATTCTCCCCTAGAGTAGTTGGAACATGGAGATAAAGGTCCATGCTGAatccatgggacagcagtgtgccctcGTGGCCAggagagccaatagtatcctggggtgcattaagaagagtgtggccagcaggtcaagggaggttctcctccccctctactctgccctggagAGACCACATCttgagtattgtgtccagttctgggctccccagatccagagggacagggatatgctgggaAGGGTCCAAAAGAGGTGACAAGGATAATGAAGgaactggaacatctgtcatacgaggaaaggctgagagacctggggctgtttagtcgagagaagagaaggctgagaggggacctgatgaATGTCTGTAAATACCTGCAgagtgggtgtcaagaatgaGCCAGTCTCTGCTCAGTGGTGCCTGTaacaggatgaggggaaatggcaccaagtgacaacacaggaagttccacctcaacatgaggagaaacttctttattgggagggtgacagagccctgggacaagctgcccagggagggtgtggagtctccttctctggagatgtccCAAACCCGTCTAGATGTGTTCCCGTGGGATCTAttgtaggtgatcctgctctggtggggggttggactggatgatctctagaggccCCTTCCTACCTTGGTGACTCTCTGAAAATGTGAATTCCTCTTCGTTCACATACCATTCCTATGAAAACTCTGCAATGCATTTAAGCACCGTGTTCACTCAGCCAAAGGATAACCTGTAGGTAAAGGTGGCCTTCATTAACCAAAAccttggtggttttttttttttttttttttttttaacctcagatACTCAGAACTGCTAGAGAGAGTCAGtaaaggagggggagaaaatgCCATCTTGCGTCACACTCAAAGGAACAAGAAGCTGTTTGTCCGTGAGCGCCTGAAGTTGCTGCTGGATGATGAGTCTTTCCTTGAGCTGTCTCCCCTGGCGGGCCTTGATATGCCCTATGGGgatgtccctgctgctggctgcctcaCTGGTAATGGCTGGAAAATGCCCTGGGAAGCGGGGGGAGTTGATCTGTTTCATTGCTCATCTCTTTAAATAGGATCCGCATTAGATCTCAAGATGGGCTTATGGGCTGAGGGGGTTGTTTTGAGCTGCCCCTGTTGGAGATACAGCCCCAAAGGAAGGAGGGTTTTGAACCAATATGGTCCTTTAATATAATTTGGGAGATGCTGTTTGGGTGCAGTGATGAGTAAGTGGTTGTAGGTGGTGCACATCAGTTGCAGTCCATAACGGCTGCACAGCTTCCCAGGGTAACCAGCCCTGCTCACTGGGGGTGAGGTGTGGGGTCCTACTGGGAAAGGGAAACGGATGCATGTAAATCAGGTTTATGGAATATTTTAGTATCTTAAGAGTGAGCGTTCGTCGGAAGagtgaaggctccagggagaccttagagcaccttccagtgcctgaaggggctccaggaaagctggggaggcagttgggacaagggcagggagggatgggagcagggggaagggtttccagctggaagaggaagaTGGAGATGAGACatggggaagaaattctttagtgtgaggatggtgagaccctggcccaggctgcccagggaagctgtggctgccccatccctggcagtgttgaagggcaggttggatggggcttggagcagcctgggctgctgggaggtgtccctgcccatgcagggggttggaactgggtgatctttaaggtcccttcacacccaaacAACTCTATGATTCTAGAGTACCACACTTCCCTGTGTGGTACTAACAACTCCATTTGCAGCTGCTTGATACAGCATCACCAAAGTACCATCCCAGCTGTACTTTGATCCCTTGATTCATCTGTGGAACTGTATAGAGTCCTGATGAGTGTCTGTGGTACCACCTGCAGGAATTGGCAAGATCTGTGGGGTCTGGTGTGTCTTACTGGCAAGTGATGCAACTGTGAAAGGAGGAACTGTGTATCCAATTGGAGTGAAGAAACAACTGAGAGCTCAAGAAATAGCCATGCAGAACAGGCTGGTGTCTGTGCACCTCACTGACAGTGGGGGGGCATTCCTACCACTACAGGTAATCCTGGAACCACTTCATAGAAGGAAGCACCTATGTCTGTCTTAATCGTACTAATTTTTAGCAATAAACCTCAGAtttatgttgtgttttcttGGCTGGCTGACTTTCATTGTCTGTTATCCTTGAACTGAGTTTTCTCCAGAAATCAGATTTGAAGATTCCTCACAGTGGTGATCACTTTGGCTAATCTTGAGTCTAGCACCTAGCCAGAGTGTAGCAGCTTGAGTATCAGAGGGGGGCAAAGTGCTGGCCGAGCAGGGGTATTTCTCAGTGTGCTGAAATGCTTTCATGTCTTTAATAAATTAGCACATTGTTTGtggtttctgttttctatttcagaatctataaaattactattttatcACAGTGTTTGTGATGGTAATGCAGTAACCTCCATGGCCTTTAAAAATGTAggttttttaattccttctgtaAAAGGGGAGTTTGCACAGGTTAGTTTCCAGTGTGCAGAGGTCATATCATCACAGGGGGTGTAGCTGGTCCCTCTTCAGACTGAAAGCAAACACTTGGAAAAAGTTTTTACCTGACTCCAGGAATTATATTGAAAACTAAGTAACTGTGCTGAAGTAATTTCATAGGTAAAGTAGGAATATGAGTTTCACTGCTGCATATTTACAGTCTCAGTTTGTGTAGGGTAAAGTGGTTTCACAAAATAATACGAAGcttgcttctgcttttgaaagacTTGGGTATTTCTGTGGAATTGCACAGTGTGTGAGGGACTCAGTGCCGTGGGAATGCTGCAGGTGAAGGTTTGGGGTCTGATTGTGAGTGGGGACCTGCCCCGAGTCAGTTACAATGTGCATGATGGAGCCAAGAGGGACGTTGGCTTTGGTACTTAGTATTGAAACTCAGGTTGTCTTTTCTCTGTAATGTCAGGCTGAGATGTTTCCTGACAAGCTGCACGGTGGCAGAATGTTCTACAATGAAGCCATCATGTCTGCCATGGGGATCCCTCAGGTACAGTGTCCTAGGGAGCACAAGTGTGGTCTGTGTGATCAGTAGCATTGGGAAGAAAGTTTCCTTCTAAAACAGACTCTAGGAATAACTCCCAAACGTGCAATCTCGCTTCTAAAGCTCACCTGTCCTGCTCGTGGGGAAGGGGGCTTCAGACAGTAGCTCACCTAAGAGAGTGCTTCAGCCTTAAGGGCCTTCTGAGTGTTTCCCAATGGGTGGTGGTGGAAAAGCATCAAATCACCAGGTTATTTCAGAGTAAACCCTGAGCTCTGTTGGTGCTGGTATTTCCATCTCCAGCTCATTGTTCCCCAAGCTGTGATTTTAGTCTCTTGAGCGTTTCTGAGATGAACGTGGTGGCTTTGCCTTCCCACCCTtccccctgcagcacctccGTTTGTTTTGGTTGCTGTCCCTCAGGTGGCAGTGGTGTGCGGCTCCTGTGTCGCCGGAGGTGCCTACATTCCGACCATGGCAGAGGAGAACGTGATGGTGGATAAGATCGGGACACTCTTCCTTGCTGGCCCACCTCTGGTGAAAGCTGCTACGGGTGAACAGGTCTCTCCCGAGGACCTAGGAGGAGCCAAACTTCACGCTGAGTATGTGAGATAAGTCTTAGCAATAGGAGGGAATTCAGCATGCTTAGCTTTCAAGAAACTCATTTTATCTTAAGTTAATATGACTGAAGCTCCTTCAGTGAAGGGATACAGCATGGTCCTCCAGGGCTGACAAGcatgcagtgaaaaaaacctaTTAGAAATGATACATGAATTGTTATAAAGGTTGGTGGCATTCAGTTGTACAGGTGGGTGTATCGTAGGGCTAGATACAACACTTGGAAAGAAGTGACATGGCATTGTCACTTCAGCTCTATGACATGCCACAGGCACTTGCCACTTCCACATGGACAGGAATCTCACCTAAGTGCAGAGGTCAGGATCAGGGCCGAAAGGGGAACCTGTTATTACACTGTTTGCCTTCCTTCTCAGGTGCAGGTTTCTTGTTAGAGCAGTCAAATGGAAGTAAAATTAAGTGATGTTGTGGGGTGAAGCAGGAAATGGACACATGAGGGTTTGATTCCCcatttttccatgtattttctgAACAACTTCAGGCAGGTTCAGTTCCTCTGTGCCTCAGAGGGACCAGCTGTAGCAGAGTGGCACTTGTGTGACAGTCAGCTGCCTCTGTTACACTTAATAAGTTCCTGTCTTTATATCCAGACTGGAAGtgcttattttgaaataattttcaaagatCCTTTTCCCTTCATTATATTGTTTGCAACAACATCACTATAAAAATAGATTCAAAGGTCTTTCTTTAATGTAGGCAAGCACAAAGGTCACAGGGAGGAACTTCTCCTTGCTGTGGATGTATTTTGGGGTTGGGTTGCACAGCAGTTCCCCTGACTCACTGCTTCCAGCTCATTCATACGAGAATGGAATCACACCATGTTTTGCAGGGAGTTGGGAGAGTCAGAGGTTTCCTCCTTTAGTTTGGGTTTTCTGTCAGAATTCAGATTTCATTCATTTGATGCTAATCCATGCTGCACTCTCTGCTAGAGTCAGTGGCTGTACTGACCATTTTGCACCTTCAGAAGAGGAAGCCTATGACTGCATTCGAAACGTCATCTCCACGTTGAGCTACAAGcccctgccagaggagctgcaggagcatgACAGCCCCCTGTACAGCTCGGAGGAGCTCCTGGgcctggcaccacaggattacAGGTGTACTCTTCCTGTCAAACTGGTACAGTGGCAGAAACTcttgtttcttcctcctcctaaTCTACTCTGCCTGGTAGCTCCAGATTCTCTTGGAGAATCCTgaagtagaatcatagaatcatagactggtgaaggttggaagggaccttgaagatcatcaggttccaacccccctgcctgggcagggacacctcccaccagaccaggctgcacaagccccatccaacctgcccttgaacacctccagggagggggcagccacagcctccctgggcaacctattccagcaccttcctaccctcgtggtgaagaatatctaacctaaatctcccctctttgagtttaaaatgccttgtcctctcacttgTCACTCCtcccctggggagggggtgaaaagcccctccccagctttcctgtaggcccttcaggcactggaaggccactgtgaggactccttggagccttctcctctccaggctgaacaaccccagctctctctggTTGCCAAGCTGTCCTCAGTCTGCAAcgaagcagaacagcagcaattCTGTAGAATTATAGACAATATTTAAGCTGAAAACCtgccagaaataaaataattacagatgATGCCAGTCTGTTCCCATGCACTGTCTGAGATGGGGCCATGTCAGTATGACTTGTACAGTGTTGGCTGCCTTGAGGATGTCCCgttttccccctcccctgcctttTTCCCCCAGATAATCATGGCTCTATCTTGTAACTGAAGTGCCTAATGAAAATACTGACTGAAAAGACAACAAAGCTCAAATTGAACTTGTTTGAGGCTGGGACAGATGCTAGTACATAAGCAGAGCTGCCCACACCGTTGTCACTGTGTTGTTCAAGAAGACATTTAGTGTCCAAGGATGTGAATCCAGTACCTTTTCCAGGGTTGAATCCCTACAGTTCAAGGGACTGACTGCAGGAAGCAGTGTAGCTTTGAAGGCAGCTTTTAAACTGTTTGAAGAAAGCAGGAGCAATATGCTGCTGTTTCTTGTGCACACAAACTGCAACTGCACACGCTGGGGTCTTTACACCATTTTGATGAACACAAACAACCCTGCTCTGTaacactgaagtaattttggaGCAGAAATTTGGCTTGAAATACATGGTTGGTAATCAAACATAGACACTAATTGTTTTGTGCATATTAAGTATTTAGTGGAGCATCAAACACAAAAGGGCCTCAGCGCTCACTTGTGTTGACTCCTTGCCTTACACAAGTCCCTTTGCTGACTGAGCAGAGTGTCCTTCAGCACAACattcctgttttcatttctgtgcagaTTCTGAGCCGTCTGGTGGATGGAAGCAGATTCCAGGAATTCAAGGCTAATTATGGAACAACGTTAGTAACAGGATTTGGCCACGTGGAAGGGTAAGGCTGTAACATTTCACTATCAAAACGTATGGACATATTTCTCTAAATAGCTTTCATATCACCATCAGGTTTCATGGCACCCCAATAACAATGGTCTTGAAGTTCTGAATCAGTCAAGAAttggaaataaaacacttctgcaAAGGCTGGGCTATCTCTGAGCTCTGAGTTCATCACGGTCCAGGCCAGTAGCAGCAAAGAGAGTGATGACAAATTAATGGATTTCATGACTTTGTGGAATGATTTGTTTATTCCCAGAAATTACTAACCAGACAGTTGGAATATTGAAGTCTCAGCAGATTCCTTAAGAAATAAGTAACATCATCTTTGAAAGTGTTCCTTCCCAAACCGAGCTGAAGGCTGTCATCGCTTCTGCCTGACATGGGGATGGGATAATACCCTTCAGAACACTGTGAGCTACAGATCCTTAACTTCTGGGGTTCAGAAGTGCCAATGCTGGTGTGTCTGTTTTGTAGGCACTTGATGGGGATAGTGGCCAGCAACGGGGAGCTGTCTCATGATGCTTCTCTCAAGGGCAGCCACtttgtgcagctctgcagtcagAGGAG of the Apus apus isolate bApuApu2 chromosome 7, bApuApu2.pri.cur, whole genome shotgun sequence genome contains:
- the LOC127387319 gene encoding methylcrotonoyl-CoA carboxylase beta chain, mitochondrial-like, translating into MRFLLPPAPRAVWSPAALCSLRSLRPNPAWLRGPQGSPPARGRGCAGPRPQPLRAASRGAEHGRCGGAYPLLDGRVPPVCRHVYEDNFRNSEAVIRRYSELLERVSKGGGENAILRHTQRNKKLFVRERLKLLLDDESFLELSPLAGLDMPYGDVPAAGCLTGIGKICGVWCVLLASDATVKGGTVYPIGVKKQLRAQEIAMQNRLVSVHLTDSGGAFLPLQAEMFPDKLHGGRMFYNEAIMSAMGIPQVAVVCGSCVAGGAYIPTMAEENVMVDKIGTLFLAGPPLVKAATGEQVSPEDLGGAKLHAEVSGCTDHFAPSEEEAYDCIRNVISTLSYKPLPEELQEHDSPLYSSEELLGLAPQDYRCTLPVKLILSRLVDGSRFQEFKANYGTTLVTGFGHVEGHLMGIVASNGELSHDASLKGSHFVQLCSQRSIPILFLQNTAPPPAEPTGISQAEAHSTRLKAQASMMAAVACAAVPKITVVIGGCFGGDSYAMCGRSFSPNFLFLWPNARVALVDSRHFSTVPQAGDGDCTGDESELKQLREKLEEESSAFYSSARLWDDGVILPQNTRKVIAQCLEIIEQQKYQVVSPSQYPVIRM